DNA from Syntrophorhabdales bacterium:
GTGTCCAGAGTCCGGGGGCTGGCTTCGTGGACCGCGGCCTCAAGAATGCCGTGACCCCGGCCGGCAACGCGGGCTCTTCTACGAATGGTTCATCCGCCTTCCGCAGAAGCCATCGGGGGAAATTAACATCGTGCTCGAGTGCGGTGTCCTGAAGCCCAACGCGTTTGCCGCCTACAAGTACGGCTCCATCGAGCTGTGCGCTGGTGAGACGGGCGAGCGGATCGGCGCCGGTACGTGTGTCCGTCAGGAGGTCGATCCGGGGGTGAGCCCGGTGAACAACACGGCGCTTCCCAAGATCACGGCAATCGCCTACCCTGGCCCCTACGCCGACCCTGCCTTTACCACTCCCTTCCACCTGACCGCCTTCAAGAACCCGAGTTCCTACACACTGGCCTTCGACCCGGTGACCCGGGCCATGTCCAACAACGTCAACGCCCAGGTACTGGACGGCTCCACAAACGCCAGGATCCTCCTGAAGGCCTGTATGGACAAGACCGTCGTCACGAAGCTTCCCATGACCGGCCAGATCAATGCCCTGGGGGAAACGGAGTATGACCTCGAGGCGGGTGACCTGATCTGGGTGCGCATGGACATCCCCCGCCAGAACTCGGTCGACGTGTACTGCCACGCGCAGTCAGCGAGAGTGGCGGGTATAGGAGAGGGCTTCTAAGCCAAGCAACTGAACCGCTGATCCACCAACGTGGGAAGGTAGAATTTCACTCCTCTTCCTTCCCGCGTATTCTTTTGGACCGCGTTCTTTCTCCTGGTAATCGTCTGTGTTTGACAGCCACCGGGATTGTGCAGTTGTAGGTGAACTCGCCACTTTTCAAAACGAATAATTCCTTTCTTAGTTCTTTTGGATTGACAGCCAAGCGGAAACCTGGGTCAGGAAAACGGAGCATCCCACTGCCCAGGGTTTTTTGCTCCATGGGTTGTCTAAGCGAGAAGAAGCGCTTATATTCTCCGTGAATCGGTTTAGAGTGGGGGCCGGTCTATCTTTCGCTCTCCAAAGTACAAGACCAGATAGGAGTCATCTTGAGGCTCCTCCAGAGAAACACCGTTTCACATTCTCATCAACGTGATGACCCGATGACGAGGAGGCATGACGCATGAGGAAACTGTCGCTCCAGAGAGCCTTTCCGCAGAGCATCAGGGGCAGGCTCATCCTGCTTATGCTCGCGGTGCTTGTCCCGATTCTCATCCTGCAGGCATACACGTACTATGACGTGTACCGGGACCGACGAAACCAGGAACTCCTTGCCAACCTGGAAATGGGACGGGCAATGGGGAAAACGTTCGAGGGTTTCATTAACGATCTGTTACGGCAGGAGCTTGCGATAGGGTTGGCCGCCACCGCTTCACCGAGCATATCAGCTTCCGACTTTCGCCGGCTCCTCGAAAAGAGCGCGAAGGACAACCCCGCGGTCCGCCGCTTCAACTGGGTTGACCCGAACGGCATCGTCACCGCCTCCAGCATGCCCAGCGCTGTTGGGATCAGCATAGCGGACCGTGACTACTTTCAGCAGGTCCGCTCGGGCCGTGAATGGTCGGTGAGCGAGCTCCTTCTCTCGAAAGTGGAGCAGCTGCCATCCTTTGGTGTATGCCGGGCGATCCGCGATGCGAAGGGGACCTTCCTGGGGGTGGTCATGGCCGCCGTAGATCCCGAACGCATGGACGATGCCCTGGCAGTCCAACGGGCCGAACAGGGCGCCACGAGCCTCATAGACGACAAGGGCATGCTGGTCTACCGATACCCGCATGTCACGTGGACCTGGGAACAGCGAAGATGGCTCGAGATGCTGCCCATGCTCAAGAGGAGCCTGGCGGGCGAAGAACTCTCATTCGTGGATCTCTCCCCTATCAGCAAAACGAGCCGGATCATGGCAGCTGTCCCGATACGTTCGATCGGCTGGGTAGCCGCAGCGGGGCGCAATGAAGAAGACGCGATGCGGCCGGTGGTCTCCTTCATGCGGCGGCAAGGGATAGCCTTTGCCTCCGTCTGTTTTCTCGCCCTCCTCGCTGCCCTCGGCATCGCCCGCACCATCGCGTTACCCATAGAAAAACTTCAGGCTCACACGAGACTGCTGAAGGATGGAGACCTCGGCGCACGCATTGCCGAAGACGGCCCGTCCGAGCTCAAGGGACTTTCACAGACGTTCAACACCATGGCAGGGCAGCTGCAGGCGGACATCACCCGGCGGGAGGAGTCCGAACAGACGCTGCGGGAGAGCGAACAGCGCTACCGGAGCCTGGTAAGTCTCTCCCCGGACTGCATTGCGGTCCACCGCAACGGCTGCATGCGCTACGTCAACCCCGCCGGGACGCGCCTCCTGGGAGCCTCGAGCCCGCACGAGCTCATCGGAAAATCGATCTATGAGTACATCCCTCCGGAGAGGCTGGAGACTTCGCGGGCCCGTGTCCGGCAGGTGCAGGAGGAGGGACTCTCCACTCCGCTCCTCGAAGGGAAGTATCTGCGTCCCGACGGTACAGCCTTCTGGGGCGAGGCGACGGGCACCCCCATTACCTACGATGGCGAGCCCTCGGTGCAGCTTATCATCCGCGACGTCACCCAACGCAGGAAGGCCGAAGAACAATTGCAGGAATCGCACCGTCTCTTTCTCGACGTCATCGACGGCAGCCCCTCTCCCATTTTCCTGAAGGACCGGGAGGGAAGATTCATTACCATCAACGCGTCCTTGGAGAAGATGCTCGGGATAACAAGGGAAAAGCTTAAAGGTAAGACCGACTTCGATATAGCTACCAAGGACGTAGCCGATTACTGGCGCTCCCATGATGCCGAGGTCATGAGAACCGGTCAGCCCCTGCAGATCGAGGAGACAGCAGACTTACAGGACGGCCACCACGTGTTTCTGACGTGCAAGTTCCCTTTGGTCAACACCTCGGGTGAAGTCTACGGCGTTGGCGCCATCTCGCACGACATCACGGACCGTAAACGCACCGAGGAGGCGCTCAAGGAGAGCGAGCAGCGTTTCCGCACCTTGACTGAAGCTGCCCTGGAGGGCATCGGTGTCTCAGAAAATGGCCGGCTCGTGGACGCCAACGACCAGCTGCTCAAGATCCTCGGGGGTACTCGGGCCGAACTCATCGGGAAGGAGATCGCGACGCTCGTGGCGCCCGAAGACCGAGATCGGGTGATGAGCCACATTAGGAGTGGCGTTGAGAGTCACCTCGAGCATCGGATGTTCCGCCTGGATGGAACGCCGATCAGCGTCGAGACACACGGCCGGACGATTGGGAATCAAGGCCGGCAGATGCGGATCACGGCCATAAGAGACATCACGGAGCGCAAGCAAGCGGAGAAGGAACTTCAGAAGCTGGCATCTGTGGTGAGGTTCAGCGGCGAACTCGTCAACGTGTCGACCCTCGACGGAAAGATGGTCTTCCTCAACGAAGCGGGTGCGCGAATGCTCGGCGTAGAACCCGAAGAGGTTGAGCGCACAGACATCTTGCAGGTGATACCGGATCACCTACAGGAAAAAGCACGGGCCGAAGTCCTTCCTGCATTACGGGAGCATGGCGCATGGGAGGGTGACCTGCAATATCGCAATCTCAAGACCGGCGCACTGACGGACGTGCACGCCATGTGCTTCACGATCGCTGACCCCCAGACTGCGGAGCCTCTTTTTCTCGCCAATGTCTCACTCGACATCACGCAGCGCAAGAGAGTGGAGAAGGCCTTGCACGAAAGCGAGGAGAAGTTCAGGCTCATCGCCACGAACACTCCCGACCACATTCTCATGCAGGACGCTCAGCTTCGTTATACCTGGGTGTTGAATCCTCAGCTAGGTTTGACTGAGGAGGATATGCTTGGGAAGACTGATTTTGACATTCTTTCTGAACATGATGCAAAAACGCTCACTATCATCAAGAGGCGGGTACTTGAGACGGGCACCACTGAATATGTGAGTTCCCCTCTTAAAGCCCCCGACGGCGCCGTGCACTACTTTGAAGGCTCATATATTCCGAAACGTGATGCACGAGGCCGGACCAACGGCATCATCGGCTATTTCCGGAACGTAACGGCGCGGGTGAAGATGGAGGAGGCTCTCCGGAAGGCCCACGACGAATTGGAGAGGCGCGTTGAGGAGCGGACCGCTGAGCTGACCCAGGCGTATAAAAGGCTGGAAACAGAGATGACCGAGCGCGCGAAAGTGGAAGAGCAGCTCTGGCAGGCTCAGAAGATGGAGGCCATCGGCACCCTCGCCGGCGGTATCGCCCATGACTTCAACAACGTGCTCGCGGCCATTATCGGCTTCACAGAACTGGCAAAGGATAACATCCCGGCGGACGCGGATGCCCAGCATCACCTGAACCGGATATTTCAGTCGGGCCTCAGGGGGAGAGACCTCGTCAAGCAGATCCTCGCCTTCAGCCGGAAAGCAAAAGGAGAGCGGAAGGAGCTGAGCTTTACGCCTTTGATCAACGAGACGCACGCGCTGCTCAGATCCTCCCTGCCGAGCACCATACAGATGCCCCTCCTGATCAGTACGAACGACGATCATGTGTTCGCAGATGCCACGCAGCTCCAGCAGGTCCTCATGAACCTCGCCACCAATGCTGCCGATGCCATGCGGGAGGAGGGAGGACAGCTCACGATAGCGCTCTCCTCGGTCGTCTTTCCCGAAGGCAGCGTGCTACCCGATCCCGATATGAGCCCGGGCACCTACCTTAAGCTCACGGTGAAAGATACGGGAATGGGCATGACCGAAGACGTACGACAGAGGATATTCGAGCCCTTCTTCACGACCAAGGAACTGGGAAAAGGTACGGGCATGGGCCTTGCCGTTGTCTACGGGGTCATCAAGAGTCACAATGGCGCCGTCACGGTGCAGAGTGAAGTCGGACAGGGATCAACCTTTGACGTGTTCCTGCCTCACGTGCAAAAACCCGAGGCCACAAGGGAAGAAACAAGGGCCTTCGCGTTACCCAGAGGCACCGAGCGGATACTCTTTGTCGACGACGAGGAGCTGCTCATGGAGATGGGACAAAGTATGCTTGAGCACCTCGGGTACCAGGTGACGGTGGCCGCAAACGGCGCGGAAGCCTGGAACCTCTTTCTTGAGGATCCTTCACGCTTCGATCTTGTCATCACGGACCAGACCATGCCGGACGTGACCGGGCTGACGCTGGCCCGGAAGATGCTCAGAGTACGGAAGGAACTGCCCATCATCCTCTGCACGGGGTACAGCGAGATGGTGTCACCTGAAAAGGCAAAAGACGTGGGTATCTGTGCATTTGTCATGAAACCTGTGGTGAGAAAGGACCTGGCAGAGACGGTGCGCAGAGTGCTGGACGGGGCAACGGTCGGAATTTGACGTTGACGTTCCACTTGCTTCCAGACGGTTGACCTGAAGCAAATGCCGTCAACCGGAAAACATACGCTTTATGTAGATCAAAGGGGCGTCGAGGGAGTGGTGCCACAAGCGGCGGCCCTGTTAAGCGATTACAAAGTCAAAAAATTCCCGGTATCAGGTGCCAACGCACTTTGGCGCAATAGTCTGCATATCCCTGAAGGTCCCGCAGAAGTACTTTCTCCTCATTTACAATCCGGAAATAAAGGACGAGTGTGAAGAGGGGAATGAGCAGCAATGCCCACCACGAAGCAAGCGCGAGCGGCGTACCCACAATCAGAAACAGGGCGCCGGAGTACATCGGATGCCGGATGAGTCCGTATATGCCGGTCGAGATCACCTTTTGCCCTTCTTCGACACGGACATTCGCAGCTGCATACGTGTTTACCTTTGACACGAGATAGAAGATATAGAACGAGACCGCGACGAGGGCGTCTCCGAAGATCGAGACATACCATGGCACGTTCGACCAGCCAAAACGGAAATCAAGCGGCGGCACAATGATGAGCGCACCAAAGGAAACATAGAGAAAGAACATAATTACCTTTTGCGCAGGCTCCTTTTCGTGAGAAATGCCAGCTTCAATACGTCGCCTCAGCAATGCCGGATCGTGCTTTGCTAGATACACCGTGTATGCGAGGGAGCAAACAATAAACGTGGCAACGTATGCCCATCCCTGCCAATACGTAAGCGTCCCTGCTGGAATAAAGAGAAGAGCAAGGATGACAATCGTCCCGATAACGGATGAGCGGATGATGTGAGGAAGAGTTACTTTCATAATACGAAATATAATTCTTTTTAGAGTCTTGAAAAAATGTACCGTTCCGGAACCTATTTTAAACTGGCAGCTGATTCTAAAAAATTCCCGGTATAAGGTGCCAACGCACTTTGGCGCAATACTCCGTATAGCCGGGTAAATTTTCGGTAAGGAATTGTTCTTCATCAAACAGCCTCCAGACGAGGCCGAAGATCGCGAGGACAGAAGCGATGAGCCCCCAGTAGGAACCGAGCGCCAAGGACACTCCGATAGAGTAAACCGCAGCGCTTGAATACATCGGATTGCGTACGATGGCGTAGGGGCCGGTGGTGATCACTCTTTGGCCAGTGGTGATCTCGACGGTCGTGGAGCCAAAAGAGTTTTCTTTGAATACCCGGTAGACCATCCAAAGACTCACTATAATCAGGAGGTCGCCGACTATGGAGAGCCATGATGGCACGTTCGACCATGCGAAACGACGGTCCAGGCCGGGAATAATGAACGCAGCGATAGCCGGAAAGCCCGTGCACAACACTATAATCTTTTGAATGAGTCGTTGCTCCGCAGTCGGGCCACCCTTTGTTCTGTTTTCGAGAAGTATCGGATCTCTTATTATAGAAAGCGTCAGAAGAACACCTGATACGGCGCCTACCCCGAGATAGACCCATGCCTGCCAATAGTTGGTCGTCCCGGCCGATACAAGCAGAGTGACGCCTATGAGGACAGAGGCCATGGCGAACCCGAACCACATTTTTGCCTTAGGATTCTTCATGACGTAATGATAATACATCCAGAAAGTTAGTGAACAGTCACAAAGTGAAGCGAGTAATAATCAAACGTACAGGATTCTCACGAGTAGCAGATTGCAGTAGAGGAATTGCGACAGATGATTGATATTATTATTATTGGTGATTTCGCGCCCAGGTTTGTTGAGCTCACCGACCACGTGCTGTTTGGCGATGTCTGGGAACGCCCGGAGCTACGGAGGGGCCTCGCTCACTGCGGCGCAGCGACACGGCTCGATCTCTCATGCATACCTGGTCTTTCCTTTGACCTACTCATCAACGATGATCAGGCACACGCTCGCGGGAAGAGAACCCGTACATACGCTTGCACTTCTGCCCCACACGGCCCATCTCCACATCCGGGCGCCCGGTCTGTACGCAACGTCGGGGCCGACAGAATGGAAGAAAAGGGCATTGTCGCCTATCAAGCGGGTGGCGTGAAGGGTTCGGGCAGTAGTTCGTTTTGCATACTATGGAAAAATCAGATACACTATCACTGGTGGCTTACCCACCTATTCGAAACTCCGCTAACCACACCCTGGTAGAGATCCGGCAATGTACTCAAATCCGTTCCGACTCTAGACCACGGGAGAAGAGATTCCAAGAGACAGGAGTACGTTATGGAGACGACAAAAACGATAGCACTCGTGGCACACGACAACCGCAAGAAAGATCTCATCGAATGGTTTGAATTTAACTACAAGTCACTGGTCCATCATAAACTGGTATGTACTGGCACAACGGGGAGGCTCATCGAAGATGTGATTCAAAGGAAGCTCGTGGAGGAGCAATTCGACTACCATATAGAACGATTGAAATCGGGACCCTTGGGCGGCGACCAACAGTTGGGTGCAATGATCGCCGAAGGCAAGGTCGATGCAGTCATATTTCTATGGGATCCGATGCAGCCTCACCCGCACGACGTGGATGTGAAGGCGCTGTTACGGATCGCCGTCCTCTACAATGTGCCCATAGCCTGTAACCGGGCCACAGCCGACTTCATCATGTCCTCTCCGTTGTTGCGTGAACCCTATGCACCACTCCAGCAGGATTATGACTCCTACATCGAGAGGCCCGTCGATCTGGATCAGTGAGGTCAGCAGCGCACAGAGGTTCCACGCTTGACAGCGGCTTTCATATATCGCTACAGTGTTTCTTTTTAGGAACATCCTTGGAGCCCTCCTCCCCCAATGCAAAGAGCCTGGTAACAAACAGGCGAATTCTTGCTGCCATCCTGATTGGTCTTTCTGTCGTGGTGATCACGTACCTTCACCACATCACAACGAACGGCAATCAGCATCTTCATTCAATCTATGCCGAGCTTCACTATATACCTCTCCTTGCGGCGGGGCTTCTATTCGGATTTACAGGCGCACTGCTTACCTCCCTTATGGTTGCGCTGCTCTATGGGGGCTATATGATTGCTGACTGGCGCGGTGCTTCTCTGTGGCTGCTGGACAACTCGATCCATGTCATCTTCCCGGCCATGTTCGCGCTACTCATCGGTTTCTTTGTGGATCTGAAGAATAGCAGCAGAAAACAGCTGGAAGAGCACCGGTACCTGTCAGGTCTTGGCCAGGCGGCGGCGATCATTGTGCACGATTTGAAGAACCCGCTTCTCAACCTGAAGGCCGCGATCAGGCGACTGGAAAAGGGGACGATTACGTGTGAAGAGGTGGTAAGCGGCCTAAGCGGCGCCGTTGAGAAGATGGAGCTGGTCATGGATGGTGCGCTTGATTTCTCAAAACCACTGCAGCTTAATCGAAGAGAACACGATGCTGCGAAACTCATACGCGAGCTGCTCCAGACGTCCGCAGCGAAAGCGGAGCAGGAGGGGGTCGGATTGGTCATTGACGCCATAGAGCAGCCGCTCATGATTTCGGTGGACCCCGCATATCTGGAGAGAGCGCTGGCGAACCTCGTCAACAACGCTATTGAGGCGTCGCAGACAGGGCAGAGCGTCTCAATACGCCTGCTCAAGAGGAACAATATGGCGCTCATACGTATCAAAGATTATGGGAAGGGAATGGACAAGGACACTATCAAGCATCTTTTTATCCCTTTTTACAGCAAGAAGAGCAGCGGTACGGGACTCGGCATGGCAGTGGCAAGAAAGATTATCGAAGAGCACAACGGGCAAATAACCGTAAAAAGCCGCCCATCTCATGGTACAAAGATAGCAATACATCTGCCTCTAGTGCTCACGGTCCAGGAGCGTTAGACTCGAATACCTGATTGCAGGCTCATTGTAGGAAGGTCGCCCATGTTACGGCAAGGAGGAGACACGTGAACCCTGACCACGAGGAACAAATAAGAAAGATTATGGCTGAACTGCAGTGCTCTAAAGATTTCGTATGCCATAGATCAGGTTTCGCTAATCTCTGTAAAACAGGGGATATCGGCTCGGAGTCGTTTCTTGAGTGCCTGGAGAAAAATAGAGAAGGTTGCCTGTTCTTGCTGTCGTATGCAAACGTACATTTCTGCGATTGTCCCCTTCGCGTCTATATTGCGAAGAAACTGCAAAGATGAATTCCGAGTTTGACTTGGATGGTCAGGCGCGCGCCCTGTACCGAGATTTAACATACTCTTTACGTAAACCGGCGGGATCAAAAGACAACGATAGCCAGGCCGAGACTGGCCGCCACGAGTACGCATATCACGATAAGACAGGAGAAGCAGACGCGACTGATACGGCCCAGTTCTTTCATGAACTCCATGAGATGGGAAATATCCTTCCCTGAGGTAGTCGCTATCAACTTGAGGGGTGTTGCGAGACGTATCACGGTTATGCTTACGTACATGACAAGAAGTGCAATGAGCACCCAGAGGCCATAATCCACCACGGTGAGAAACGTGCGGCCGCTCTCACTTACCAGCACCAGCTCCCTGGGGTCGACAAACGTGAGCACTATATAGATAGCGGTAAGGATGCCGGCGACAAGGATGGCCTTTCCCGCACGCGCAACCTCTGCTGCAACGTCCGACAGTGTCTGGCTCTGTTCCGGGCTGAATTCATAGTCCATTGCGTGTCCTCCCATGCGTACGTACTTCTTAGCTTTGGAAGCTGCCTTTCACCTCTCAGATCCTGAAAAGATGAGGAACGAAACGGCTGAGATTGTTCGTTATGGGTGTCGTGTCCTCCCGCATGCCGATTCCTCCCGCACGATCACCGATGATCCACGAACCTATGACAGGATAGTTGCCCTCGAAATCCGGTAGCTCTTTATACTCCTGGTAGATGGCCCTTTTTCCTTTTCGCACGAACCATGTGCCTGTCCTCACGTTCTCCCCTTCCCTGGAAAAGAAAGGTTTTTCAACGAACGTCCTGTCGCTGTTGGGCGGCTCGAAGAATGAGGGCAGGAGATTGGGGTGATTCGGGTACATCTCCCAGAGAAGCGGGAGTATAGCTTTGTTACTCAGAATCATCTTCCACGAGGGCTCAAAGAGTGAGAGCGTGGAGGTAAGCAACTGGTTGGAAAAAGACTCCGTGATGATCCACTCCCAGGGATAGAGCTTGAACATAAAGTTGATGGGTCTGTCCTGGAGATCCACAAACTGCCGTGCAGCGAGATCCCAGCCCACGTCGTCGATATAGATATGGTCGGTCTCAATACCCGCCTGAATGGCAAGATCTCTCAAATACTCTGTTGTGGTGAGATCCTCAAGAGTATCCTTCACGCACGAGAAGTAGAGGACGTCACCACCTACGGCACTTCTGATCCCCGTCTGGAATACGTCTAGGAGTTTCTCGTGGATCGAGTTGAACTGATCTTCTTTCGGCGCGTAATCCTGGAGCCAGTAGTACTGCACGATGCTCGCCTCAAAGAGGGCTGTCGGCGTGTCGGCATTGAACTCGAGGAGCTTAGGCTCACCGTTGCCGTCGTACCACAGGTCGAACCTGCCATAAATCGACGGCTCTCTCCTCTCCCACGAGTTCTCCACGTACCGGTGAAATGCCGCAGGGATGGCAAGCCTCTCGTAAAGCTGCTCCCTAACCACCCGATCCACCAGATCAAGACACATGCGGTAAAGCTCTTCGGTTGCCGCCTCCAGCCTATCCACTTCATCCGAGGTGAACTCATAGTACGCAGATTCGTCCCAGTACGGCTTTCCCTCCATTTCATAGAAATGGAAACCGACTTCCTCGAGCCGTGCCTTCCAGTTCTTGCGAATATTCGAAACAGGAGATCGTTTCATCCGGTGCTACCCATGCGAACCAAAGGAGCCGTGAAATCCCCATCCGCCGCGCACCACACCGACGCTTCTAGCAGTGCGTACAGAAGGATTGTTGACGGGATCGCCACTGGAGCCACGGTACCATGGTCCATAGTAGGACCTGTAGTAGACACCCCCTCCCATATGCTCCCTTTCCTCGGTGCACTTAGATGCGTCCCCGTAGTCCTTGACGCAATCATCCCAGCTTGCGTACTGGTTCCTCTGCTGACAACCGATGAGCACGCTCCCGGTTACCAGAACGAGCGTAATGACTTTAGACTTTTTCATGCACGCAGAATAGCCTCTCCCTTCTCTCCTGAATATATCGGCAGACAAGAGAGAAAGAAAAGCGCATGAAAAAGGGCATGAAGAAATCGGTCATCATGCGGGCGTTGCCTCACACACAAAAAGCCTGTTGGGATAGCCTCCCGAGACAGGGTCCCATACTGAATCGCTGGTGAGCAGATTGATATTGGGCTTGTTGTCTGTCGGATTTCCCCAGCCGAAGTCGACGGCGATCATACCGGGCCCAACATCTTCGGTAATCTTTGCCTTCACGATAATCTTTCCTCGAGGCGATGCCAACTCAACAGGGGTATCCTGCTGTATGCCTCTCTTTTGAGCATCAGCCGGATGTATGCTGAGAAGAGGGTCAGGATAGATCCTGCCGGCAGTGGGAAGATTGACCAGCTTCGTATGCACGTATTCGGCGGTCCTGCGCGTAGTGCCGAGGAGACTGTACTCCCTCGAAGCAGAGGCGTCCCCGAGAGATTCCTCCGGGGACCGGAATGCCGGCAGAGCGCCGTAATTGGCCTTCTTGCATCTCTCAGAATAGCACTGAACCATGCGCGAAGGCGTCTGGAAGCCATCCTTTTCATACTTTCTGTAGACCATGGGCGAAGAGGCGTAGACTATCTGATTCTTCCTCAAATCATCCAGGGTGACACCCGCCGGCTTGACTGCAAAGTTGATCCATTCCTCAGCGTTCTTGAAAGGGTAGCTCTGCTCGATGCCCATCCTCCGGGCGAGCTCATACTCGATCTCGAATACTGACTTCGATTCGCCGAGAGGCTCGACGAGTTTTTCCCGAAGCGCAAAGAACCCGCCACGGCTGCTCGAGTAGGCCCGGTAATCAACTGCTTCCAGGTCTGCGGCAGCCGGAAGAACGAGGTCTGCCATTTCAGTCGTTCCGGTCGGAAAGATATCAAGCACCATCAGAAAATCCAATTTCTGCAACGCCTGCATCGTGCGATTCTGGTTCGCCTGAACAAGTACAGGATTAGCGTGGTGCACAACCATGGCCCTGGGCCTGCCGGGCGCATCCTTGAGCAGCGCCTCTTTGATGAAAGGAAACGGCACCTGGGGAAATAACGGGAACACTTCTTTGCCCATCGATTTCTTTTCCAGCTTTATCGTGGGCAACGCTGCCTGAGCAGCAAAGGGGAAGAAGACATTCCCACCCTCTTTCTCGATATTGCCGGTGAGCGCGATCAACAGACAGATGGCTCTCGCCATGTCCACACCTGCGGTATGCATGTCGATCCCGTTCCCGTCGACGATCGTAGCTCCATCGGCTTTTGCATAAAACCGCGCGATCTCTCTTATCTTCCCTGCAGAGACTGATGTGATCTTTTCTGCCCACTCGGGGGACGTAAGCTCCACGTGTTTCCTGATGTCATCAAAACCAGCCACCCATCGTTTCACGAAGGCTTCGTCGTAGAGTCCCTCGGCGATGATGGTGTGAGCCATTGCCAAGCCCAACGCCACGTCTGTGCCAATGTTGGGCCGGATCCAGTCATCAGCCAGCGGAACCGATTCCGAGTGAACCGGATCAACGACGATGATCCTTGCGCCTCTCTCCTTGAGCCGGGCCGGGATCTGGTGAAAGCCGTCATATGCAGCGTAGTTGCTGTACCGCGTCGTGTTCACCGGGTTCAAAGCCCAGAATATTGCGAGTTTCGTGTGCTCGTAATCAGGCTCAGGTCTCCCCCCAAAGGCATCCATGAACGCGATTCGTCTTGGAACATGACAGAGATTCGCCGCGCCCGTAAGATTGGGAGAACCGTAGGCGCCCATGAACTGCAGGAACCCGTCCCTGCCTCCGTACGTGACCGGAGCTCCATGGCAATGCACAAGGCTCTCGGGTCCGTAACTCTCCCTTATCTTCGCAAGCCTGTCCGCAGCGATATCGAATGCTTCATCCCAGGTGATTCGGCTGAACCCTCCCTTTGTTTTCTTGCGCGGATAGGCAAGGCGCTCCTTTGACTCCAGCATCGGCTTTATCGCCTGGGCTTTGGGACACAGGTAGCCTTTGTTCACCGGATGGTCCGGATCTCCCTCCACGCGGGAGACGCGGCCGTCCTTGATATGGGCCTTGATGCCGCAGTTGGCATGGCAGAACCCGCACAGTGATCGCACAACTTTTTCATTCATCTCCCTCTCCTTCCATCTCGGTCGCCGGTACTGGAATTACT
Protein-coding regions in this window:
- a CDS encoding HAMP domain-containing sensor histidine kinase; the encoded protein is MEPSSPNAKSLVTNRRILAAILIGLSVVVITYLHHITTNGNQHLHSIYAELHYIPLLAAGLLFGFTGALLTSLMVALLYGGYMIADWRGASLWLLDNSIHVIFPAMFALLIGFFVDLKNSSRKQLEEHRYLSGLGQAAAIIVHDLKNPLLNLKAAIRRLEKGTITCEEVVSGLSGAVEKMELVMDGALDFSKPLQLNRREHDAAKLIRELLQTSAAKAEQEGVGLVIDAIEQPLMISVDPAYLERALANLVNNAIEASQTGQSVSIRLLKRNNMALIRIKDYGKGMDKDTIKHLFIPFYSKKSSGTGLGMAVARKIIEEHNGQITVKSRPSHGTKIAIHLPLVLTVQER
- a CDS encoding glutathionylspermidine synthase family protein; protein product: MKRSPVSNIRKNWKARLEEVGFHFYEMEGKPYWDESAYYEFTSDEVDRLEAATEELYRMCLDLVDRVVREQLYERLAIPAAFHRYVENSWERREPSIYGRFDLWYDGNGEPKLLEFNADTPTALFEASIVQYYWLQDYAPKEDQFNSIHEKLLDVFQTGIRSAVGGDVLYFSCVKDTLEDLTTTEYLRDLAIQAGIETDHIYIDDVGWDLAARQFVDLQDRPINFMFKLYPWEWIITESFSNQLLTSTLSLFEPSWKMILSNKAILPLLWEMYPNHPNLLPSFFEPPNSDRTFVEKPFFSREGENVRTGTWFVRKGKRAIYQEYKELPDFEGNYPVIGSWIIGDRAGGIGMREDTTPITNNLSRFVPHLFRI
- a CDS encoding molybdopterin-dependent oxidoreductase is translated as MNEKVVRSLCGFCHANCGIKAHIKDGRVSRVEGDPDHPVNKGYLCPKAQAIKPMLESKERLAYPRKKTKGGFSRITWDEAFDIAADRLAKIRESYGPESLVHCHGAPVTYGGRDGFLQFMGAYGSPNLTGAANLCHVPRRIAFMDAFGGRPEPDYEHTKLAIFWALNPVNTTRYSNYAAYDGFHQIPARLKERGARIIVVDPVHSESVPLADDWIRPNIGTDVALGLAMAHTIIAEGLYDEAFVKRWVAGFDDIRKHVELTSPEWAEKITSVSAGKIREIARFYAKADGATIVDGNGIDMHTAGVDMARAICLLIALTGNIEKEGGNVFFPFAAQAALPTIKLEKKSMGKEVFPLFPQVPFPFIKEALLKDAPGRPRAMVVHHANPVLVQANQNRTMQALQKLDFLMVLDIFPTGTTEMADLVLPAAADLEAVDYRAYSSSRGGFFALREKLVEPLGESKSVFEIEYELARRMGIEQSYPFKNAEEWINFAVKPAGVTLDDLRKNQIVYASSPMVYRKYEKDGFQTPSRMVQCYSERCKKANYGALPAFRSPEESLGDASASREYSLLGTTRRTAEYVHTKLVNLPTAGRIYPDPLLSIHPADAQKRGIQQDTPVELASPRGKIIVKAKITEDVGPGMIAVDFGWGNPTDNKPNINLLTSDSVWDPVSGGYPNRLFVCEATPA